ACACTCTGAAAAAAGTACTCATCGTCAGCTGTCTGCTAATCACACTTCAGAAAACATTGCAAGGAGAGATTCAAGTCACCGAAGTCGACCTGGaatgataagtaaataattatcttAAATTTACACGTTTACACAGTAATGAAGATTCCTTGTTCGGAATTAATACTCAGTTTCCCATTCCTGTTTCTTTACGAATTGCATCAAACTAAAATATATCAACCATGAATTAGTGATGGTAAATCGTCAATGTATTCCATCCATCATTtgttcacatcaataatcaatattatttcattctTACCAATCCTTCATTCTTATCTTTCAAATCATTCTTACCAATGAATGTCTGTTAGATACATTAGGTTCCTTCTCGTCATCATATCGACTTCTCATTTATAAAATTCCCCAGTTTGATCTTCCTGATCACTGGAAGATGATATCTGTTGAAACCGTTTTTGTATTCCTATAAATCACATTTGCAAACTGTAATAGGTCATTGTGACAGTTTGTGCATTGTAAGAACAGGTGGGTCAAGTCGCTTTACGTTCTCTTGCTTTTTTCTCTTTCCCTCAGTTCTTTTATGTATTGTTTTATACAActtattaataatcaataaataattgtaGGTAGTACTTTTATGACGTACATTGCAGCAATCCAATGCGTCAGCAGGAAACTTTTACGTTTTTCGtgagtggatagcctgatgatttatgaacggtgttatTTAAGATTTTTTCTTGTGACAGAACGAATCAAtgttaattatctacaactagaggaAGTAAAATGAAAGCAAAGAGCAAGGAACAACAAAACGCTGAATACCAAAATATGTTAGTCAGGTCTatcactgttcatgttagatattattcaattaaGTTAAGGCCTTTAtggacagtgttaatgtaaagtgacagcagcCAAGTGGTTTCACATAGGGAATTCACCATTAAGAAtggctaaacatttaaagttcgtataatctcacttgtggagtaagatacacttacaggttctagaaaatttacagttaaagtaattcatatagagagatgatCTAAATGTGTTTGTTTCGTTGTCTGTATCCTTTGATTCATTATGTGAAACTTGATTCTGATCTCAGTACAATGCAATCAAATGTCAATCATTTTAGTGAATCGCTTTGCAGTTTAATTATTTCCCTATGGTTATAGTTTGTCCTCAAAAATATCAAGAAATTCATTCTGCTACACTTTAATGTTTTCTAACTTTCAATAGTTTCTCGGCTGTTATCTGTTTGTGATAAAAGCTGTCATCAAAAATGATAACCCTCTAACCAATTAAAAAAATACCAATTCTACTTTGATTGCATACTTTCCAGAAACGCCCCAAATACCTATCTGGTTTACTTGACCAATCAACTCCAGCatgattatattttatttgtcaATACTACGTTAAGCTTATATACCTAATTCCATCACAGGATTCTAGTAATTATATGATTATTTAATCGTGGTCTTGAGAAAGTTTCAACTTTTACACACCACAGTCTCTATTACCAAGATAAGAAACAGATTTATTTCTGGCATTTCAGCGTGTAACTGGCTCAAGTTACCCTAGATCTCAGGtaattttgtatattttttagACCGGTCCTGTCACGTTATTAAATTTAGTGGACAGAATTGTTTTAAAATTGTGACGTAAAATGCTTTAGTAATAGATGTATTTCAGATGCTAACTCATTAAACCAAACGTATAAAACACAGAGGTTATTGTGTAGTGGATGCTACCTACAAGATCGTTTGTAAGTAGTCTGTAGCGGGATATGATGTCGAAGTTACGACAATTGTCAGATTCAGTGGGGGGTTTCGAAGCATAGAAAGTAGTACCTTGGCAGAGCACATAGAGGCTAGTTGAAAAGACAGTGCAGATTTCAGAACACACTGAAAGAGGCAAATAAAACAACTGCAGGCTAGGTATTAtgtaaatactagtaacctctCGCAACAAGCATACCACTTTCCTGTCTTTTGTCGTGTTTCACATCAGGAGGTGTGAATGAATTATGGTGTGTGGTGTGTGAATTACTTTATATTATGTGTAAATCGATGTGACCATCAATTGTTATCTGAATCGTTAAGTGAGTTTATGTAGTCAAAATAGTATTTGGGATAAGATAAACATACATACGAACAGTCACACACATATGAAAAGTATGCATGGATAAAAATTTCTAATTAATCATGTAAATAAGTACAAATTAATTAAAAGGATTAAAATAACATATGATTGTTTTGCGGTATACCCTTCCATCACAGTGTAGGACTTCTGTGttacaaacaaataatattaaacTGCGTCAAATATTATACTAACTCCAAGAGATTTCCGAAATATTTTATTGTCGTTTGAATCTTATCTAGTTGCTTAACAGCTAATTTTAGACAATGTATGGATATTTGCATAAAACAAATACAGTCTTCATATAATAATTTTTGTTATCTGGGTAGTTGAAAATCCTACAAATTTCCAACGGAATCCATCAACCCTATTAGGCTAATTGAAAACAGTGTCTGGATGGTGATATTTAGGGGTATCTTATTATCTATCACCACATACATTTCTCACACAGTAACCAAGAATAGAGAAAGATAGTTCTAGAGATGATGAGTTAAAGGATACACATTAATTACTTAGCAGACATAAGTTTATTTCATTTGGTACCATCGACTTTTTTGGTATATTTATTTACCGGTTGTAGGATTCTATTTTCTTCAAAAGTACCCCACTTCACCATGTAGCTAAAGGAGAGTCAACTTAACTGTTGCTAAACAATTCATTTTCCTAACGAAATTACTTTGCATTTGTCACAGTCAATCTCTATCAAAAAATGATTCACCGTGTTGAGAAAAGTAAATTTCTTTCAGAACCGAGTTCCCCCATGAAAATAAATGCTTGTTCATTATAGTAATTAGTTGATGTGTTCTATCAAATAATTTTTCTTATACTTCCGAGGAGTGCAAAGACTATAATTTCCACATTAATGAAAATATctataaaaatgtagttgtcAAGTAGATAAAACATTGAAATCCCTTCAAAACATATAATACATCATGTAAACCACTACTTCTTCAAGCAGGAGTAGTCAAAAATTCATTTTCACTCGTGAATCACTTAACTATGTTCGGTAAGCATGATTGTTTTCCgtttctattatatatatatatatatatatatatatatatatatatatatgctattgGATTAATTGTTTGAGTTTAATAAAGATACATCCACTTCATTTAAagcattcatttattattttcgtCTTACTTCCCtaacaaacatttaaataatatattgtattatcagaaaggggttctgtggaggttttagtaattttatatagttgagatcacggatcaattgaagctaaaccaccatcggaaagctggaagcactggacggccatttcgtcctattatgggacttctcggcagtgcgcatccacaatcccgcctcgtgaaattcgaacccagaacctaccagtctcgctccagaacacttaaccgatagaccccttcttataatgatcatatgctaactagtgactggctccatgaagtacttactagagttctagtgagaagcaatgactagtggagttctaaccaggtttgttgggagacatcaactcactgaagacaatggtagacggtTTTTCAATCTCGTaggtcggttgaagttagacattaacaccatttgACGCCGTTttagtggttctagaggttaagcgctcgcgcgagactgataggtcctgggttcgaatctcacgaggcgggattgtggatgcacactgctgagaagcaccataataggacgaaacggccgtccagttcttctagcttttcgatggtggtctagctacaattgactcgtgatctcaattatataatatattgtaTTTTTTTCAACTGGGGTTCAAATTTTAATTCACTTTGTAATGGTTTTCGGATTATCTCCTTGTTTATATTTCTGATAGAAATTCTAGTAGTCATATCTGACATATATTCATTTTGTGCAGATCTGCTCTATATCACAAGTTTTTATATAATAGACAGATTTATAACTACAGATGAAACGTGAGACGCCTTTTgttgtcagatggatgtacttcCATCCGAGTGCTGATATTTCATGATCAtactcaaacccagaaccttttGTTCAACTGTATTATCAATTTAGCTACTGATTTTTCATAGCCACTTGAATGTGAAACGGGTATAAGTTTCAACTCAATGTTAAAAAAGTCTGACCAATATCTATTCAAAAATAATGACAACGGGACAATTCAAAAACCACTAAAAGTTGAATTGAAATGTACACCTGTTTCATGAATGATTTTGCTATTTGAAAACAATCACTAAGTGGATTAGAAGTTATGCGTTTAAAGCAAAATGTACTGTATTTCAATGACAGAGTATACATCAACTATAGGATATAAGTATAAATGTAAAGAAGAAACATCCTGGAATTTATTGTTAGTCACATTCTATCTATTCtattaaaaaattgaaaatatttaatagtGGCTTTAGTttataaatatcaaataatattattattaataataataataataataatgataagatgTATATCTCTATGATTAGTAAAAACTTATATGTGCACTATTTAGTGAACTTTAATTCAATTAGAAAATGTATTCGAacaatattattgattaaaggaacattaaattaatcatttagttgaatatatatataaaatagagCATTAAAAGGCATAATATCTATGTatcaaatattaatattaaaGCACATTGAATTttagttaaaattatttatgattaatttaaaattatctaCTTAGAATTAAATtatgaaatacatacatatactaCTTGTATTCATTATATTATCACTATTTATAACAGTTATCAAAtctaattattatgataataataatcaaaatcagaaTCAATATTCATATCATCAtacttacaataataataatcaagggAACTATCAATCTAAGAATGTCCATAGTGAATCAGAACAAAATTCATATAACAAAGAAACAaggaataataatgatgatgatgatgatgatgaaaattttgaaagaaataaaaaatctATTCGATCTAGATATCATGGTTATACATATAGGAATGATCAAATTCAATCTCGTGGAAATAGTGCAAAAGGTGGCAGTTATTCAGAAAGTACATATTTCACATTACATTCTGGAACAGATAGATATGGTCGACGAAATGATTATTCACGATTTCAAACACGTGGACGATCCAATGGTTATCGTGAAAATATGTTTCTTAACGTTTTTGATGTAGTTGGAAATATTAAAACAACACGAAATAAAAGAAAGATAACAAAATCTGAGAAAAATGGTCGTTACATAAAAAAGGATCATATGAATAATAGAGATTCTAATactaacatcaatgaaaagccGGAATATTCTAAATCACCAGTTTTTCAAGGTGGATACAGGTCATTAGAGAAAAACTTTACTACGAATTATGGAAACTCAAGTAATGCATCAATTCCATTATCCGGTAAACAATCCCAACTATAGTCAAAACATtatgtaattaataataaatgatattcGTGTTATTCATAAAATGAGTATATTTCTTGATAGGTAAAGGAGACTATTGTGTTTCTTGCTATTTAAGTGCAAACCTTGCAAAATCATTAGTATAGGGTTACAATTCCCCGTCTCTAACACTCAGAACTGCAAAACATTAGATGTTGTTTTTCCTATAAATGCATTCCGAGAATGTTACGGCCATAAAGCTTTATTTAGTATAATCGGCAAGTTCCGATCCTCTCAGGATGCATACAAACTGACGAGTTCCAGTTTAGGATAACAAAAACAGATAATTGCAAACCCATTCCGTATTAACACCTTAATACATCTTCTAACAACCTAGGGGCTATCTGTATTCAGTAGCTCTGTAAATAACGAGTTGAGCGTTCGAATCGATAagtactgagttcaagtccATTATGAACATTCATCCAAAGAGTCTGTAATTAAACAGAACGAGCAGCCTAGGTTCCACTACTAGACATATGCCAGATATACTAAAACGTTGGATAAAAAATCTTTGAAGGGTAGATCAATAAATAGCCATGCAAaaatttcatgcagttagttctctttatgaatttaaataaagacagaacaaatatttatgcagaatagtatgaattcattatatttcgtggtttctcatcagctgcttacctTATCACTGATgacctgttattccaatcccttacattcaattatgcctattgttccatactatttgttaccccaatgctaaaactctaatgcatatttggttgtaagcagctgatgagaaatcacgaaatataatgaattcatactattctgcatcaatatttgttctgtctttatttaaatatctATGCCTCTTATCTGCATGATTGCCATATCTCTTCTCCATATTTTACCATAAACAACCGACTACTAGATAATCCCATGCACAATAACATCCAAAATCTATCATACATAAACATTAgcttattcaataaaaaaatgacaTACAAGACAAAACAATTACACACCAAGAAtctgaaaagagaaaaaacaaacctAGACTACTAACTAAATCACACAAGGTAGAAAAAGAAGTAATAAATTACGAAACATCACTGgcaaaattaaatgaaacagTGAAGTAAACAAGTCTGTTCAAAAATTCAAAGCAAACTTTCTCATAGTATTAGAAAAATAGACAATCCAGATTATCAACAGAATAAAAACCAAACATTACACATTTAATAAAAGTACAGACATTTTGACCGGATGACAAAAAACACTTATATAAGCAAGGTTAGCTTTAGAACCGTAGCAAATTTATACAGAACACTTAATTTGTTTTATCGAAACAAATTCGAAATATTTCTATGCTGATCTACACGGAGACTGTGAATTTGATAAAAAGGAACGGTGATACACATGCTGTTCCTTCAGCAAACATTTCCATGTACGAAACTATTGTTAATCAACTAACATAAAACACAAAATCAGAAGAATGTGCAAAACAAAAAATACTTTATGTTCAGCATAAATAGTAAATTGTGTGCGacgataaaacaaaatgaaaatttacaatacaaatatattaaaaaaCAGATAATCCTGGTAAAACAGAACACAAAAGAACAACACATACGTCGACAACTACAACATTTCATGTGTGAAAAACATAAATGTGAATACACAGATGGAAATTCTCAAAAGGAAAATGAATTTCTTTATTCTAACATTTAAAGAAGAATGAAAATCTTTAACCGAAAATACAGTTATTCAACACTTGCTATGAACATGCTTATCAATCATTAGCGTAAATGAAAACTGGTTTCATCAGTAAGTAGGTCTGTGTACTTACTAAAATTTCAAAGAATGCATCCGTCGAAAAGTATTTAGGGAGTGGCAAATAGTATGCATTTTCTCAATCTCATTTCTAGTCTCTATTTAAGGAGAGATTTATCACAAAGCATTGCGTCGTTTATCTAACATCAATTCACCCTTACCATTAAGTTGAAACATAACAAACAATTGATCAATCGAGTGCAATTTCATGAAAGTGAATTGCGAACATTACATAAAATTGCAATTCCAGTTAACAAGTATATAATTGGAAGGAATTAAAATTTAATGACCGAATTGTTGTAACGAGATAATTATATGAGAAAATACAAGAATGAAGATAATCACATTGTTATCCTTCATATTCCTACCTACCATACTAAGCAACCACATAGATGAGAGTTCAGATATTAGCAATCGTCGTGACTCCTTTGCTACAACAATGAACTCTAATAGATCAGCACACAAGAATGAAAAGAATGATGAAAAACATAGGAGCACATTTGGTGGTGAATTCGACTTATCATGGTTATCAGGAGGATCGAACCGAAGATATGCATTTAAAGAAGAGGGAGAAGCAAATGCCAAAGGTAATTTTAATAGACATGGACGAGGGGAATATGACAGTTTATCAACTCGTTCATCCAGATTCAAGGTGAAGGGTTCATATGACAAGTATGGAAGACGCACATTCCAATATTCCAAATTGAAGAGAGGTGGAAAACGAAAGAGTTACTCGAAAAGATTTTCCTTTGACAATTTCAATATCAATGGTAATGTATCTTATAAACGTAAAAGTATGGGATTAGGATCAAACAGAGAAAATGCTAAACATGTCAAAATAAAATTCAGTTTTGATAGTGATTCTGATGGTAAATCTTCAAAAGGAATTACGAATAGTAGATCTAGAAGTAGACGTGATGCTGGAGAAGAGGAAAATAATTCTCGTAGGAATAGCTCTCTTTCCTTCTCTGAATTCTAATAATCGAAAatgaaagatatatatatatatatcctttatTTATCTACTAAACTGTAGACTACTGTGAGATAATATGTTTAAACCAACACTTTACATTCCATCATGTACAACACTTATTTTAAGGATCATAGATGAaggatttgtttatttatttttaatgaaactAATCCTACTAATATATCTGATCCATCTAACAACAATTTTATAAatcctaatcaaaataaatattatttcacaTTTAAATTACACTGAACATCATCTGTTTGTGGTGCCACAATAACAAGTATGCAGAAATAAAcactattaataatattattattgctattattattcattaaagtGTAAATATGTTCACTAATTTAAGTGTTCATTGTCAACTCAATCGGTTTAACTATAAAACACAAAAATTCATGTGAATTGAAACCAAACgttaattatcattaatattattctatTTGTTATTACAAaacaatctactcaatgctcaatttattcgaaatgatCAAGTGTTACGCAATTGTTATGTAGTAATTTACATCACTAACTGAATTAGTTAGACAAAAAGTGAGAATTAGGACTCAGTGAAAAATTGTTTCATCATTGTATAGTACTATTCAACATTGTGCATCCTCAAAACCACTACAGCACAAACACGAAGAGTCCATGCATCTTAACCGTCAACCTACTTTCATACTAATCAATCAACATTCTACAGTGttttgctgatgagtcccacaattggacaaATGAGTTGTCCACTTTTTCACGAATCGATAACAGTTTCCTAACTAAATTCAGTCATTGTGTAAATGTGAAGGATAAAATCTATGCAAAACTCAGAATTAGAAGTgatattattttaaagaaaagcATCGTAGATTATGTACACACCATAATGATCACAAATATTGAATTCATATAGCTATCGTTATTAAGAAACTTGGTAGCACACGATAGACATAGTAAAATTCAAAGATGATCATATAGCTGTAAAATTATGAGGATTCTGAAATGTCACTCATTAATGCTGTGTCGGAAAAGCTAAATGAAAGAATACAGTCACTAAATTGTTCAGTTTAGCTTTCCACAACACTTTTGTGCTGAATATTAAGTGACAGTTATTGATAATGTGTTTAGTTGTATTGTCTTCAGAGATTCTACAGTACGTTTAGTCTTTGCGAAGAACAACGTTTAGTGAAATAGCGCCAATATTTAGATGTTGTGTTATCAGGTTTTTGCATCATTTAATGTAATGTAATTGATCATTCAACTGGCTGTTCATACTTAAGATGTGATGTTTTCAAATCCAGTAAATTGATGGTAATAAAATCGAAATACCATGTTTGGAACGGATAAAATAAGTACTGTAATCTTATGCTTTTACAGTCACATTGGAACGTTCACATTAATATCTAtaacaaaacaaagaaaattaaAGCAAAGACCCATAAGTTAAAAGATTACCGTTCTGGATAGTCCTCTTCATATTTAGTTCCTACTTCTTGCTCAACTGACTGACCTATGGTAGGAATTCTTCATATAGGCTATAGATTTTTGTACGTGGATACAATGAAGAAGTGAGAAATATAACTGAAGTGAGGTTTGTAATTACTAGATATAAGGTAACTGATCCGTAATGTTTACTTCTAGTAAGGAATTAGTCTAGAAACAGCTTCATGAAAGTCTTATTAATATGGTTTAATCATAACAATATTTACACATTTATTCTCCTTATGATTTTACCATGAAGATTGAAATATAATTGCTATTCTGAGTATTTTTATGATGGTATCAGAAGACAAATTTCCAATGTGTCATACACACATTGgtaataaattgatttttgttAATAACAAATTCTCtcctgcaaagatactccacatcctcttcagtaagatttgggacgaagaacaagtaccaatagattggaaaaaaggacttctgatcaagataccaaacaaaggcgatctcagcaagtgcgacaactacaggggcatcactcttctctcaataccaggaaaagtcttcaacagagtattgttaaacaggatgaaggattccgtggacgcccaacttcgaggtcaacaagctggatttcgtaaggatagatcgtgcacagatcaaatcgcaactctacgtatcattatggaacaatcaatcgaatggaattcatcactgtacatcaacttcattgactgcgagaaggcatttgatagcgtggacaggacgacactatggaggcttcttcgacactacggcgtgcctaaaaagataatcaatatcatacggaactcctatgatggactagactgccaaatcgtccgcggaggacaactcaccgactcgtttgaagtaaagaccggtgttagacaaggttgcatactctcaccctttctctttctcctggtgatcgactggatcatgaagacgtcaacatctggaggaaatcacgggatacagtggacaggcaggatgcagctggacgatttagacttcgcagataatctggctcttctatcacaaactcaacagcaaatgcaggagaaaacgaccagtgtagcagcagcctcagcagcagtaggtctcaatataaacaaacggaaaagcaagattctccgatacaatacaacatgcaccaatcaaattacacttcacagagaagctttggaagatgtggagacttttacatatctggacagcatcattgatgaacacggtggatcagatgcagatgtgagggcgaggatcggcaaagcaagagcagcatatttacagatTTGCTGTGTTGGACCTTTGTattgctgtttgtccagttgtccaatgattcttttgtttCAGTCCCATCTTGGCCACaatcaggtggtgatctgaagctatgtcagctcctctcctggttctcacgtcttccattgaacTTGTGAATTCTTTACCGACGCAAATATGACCGATATGGTTCTCCGTAGTGTGATCCGGCGaaacccatgtagctttgtgtatgcgtttgtgtggaaatattgtgccgcctattaCCATCTTTTTtcttgaatgcacatagatttgcaaatctgtcaccgtcctcgttcctttctcccagtccccagtccatgtcgtcccatgatattcCTTTACgtggtgttgtccattccgaaaTCGACGTTTAgttctcccatcaggatggtcagttCCTTTTCTGAGCACCTCTCTATGATTGGTTGTAGCCactcataaaactgatctttatcatgttctttgctatcattggtgggtgcataacagtggataacattcattgtgattccctcaatctttattttgaatgttgctttgataattctagATACATGAGATTCCTATCTTATAAGTGCTTCATGTGCTTCTTTGAACAACACCAGTGCAACTCTCTGAGTATGCGGGGCATTTTCTTTTTCGTAACCAGAGTACAGCAGAATTTCTCCCGAATCTAtccttttctgttcagcttgggtccaatggatATCACTGATTCCGAGCAACACcgagttgtatctcctcatttccgtaacTATTTGATTAGTCCTTCCTGTCTCCTACATCGTCCGAACATTCTATATAcccatattaattgttgctctggttgttagaagaagCATCGGCTTTGTGACTTCCGTAGATTCTTAGCTTTCACTATGtggtgtcataattcttctaaacGAAGATCTTTCAACTCAGAGAACagattctaaatgctttaacttGTTTATTCTGGCTAGTATTTTCTTTAGCAagtttgttttctacgggatagggtggCTGACCCCACACAAACCCACCTCCTTTATCCGAGCTTTGAGCCCAATGTAAGTAGTTGTGATAATTAACTGATTATAAAAATACACCTtgcttttatttttactttaaaaACGTTTTATAACTAACTGGATCAAAAAAAGAGGCATATGAACATCTCAGGACTTCAAAACATTAGAAGGGAAAAACTAATACTGTTATGCATAAACCTGAAAAAAGacttattgttgttgttatcaATAAGTCCGATTGCATAAAAAATTGGAATTGATTCTGTGTAACGGAAGCCAATTTATCATTGATGTTGAATTTGATGAATTACGTAAATCAAAAAGGTGAGGCAACTCGAATATGATGAAATTATTTAATGTGAATCGGGTTAACAAAGAAGGATTATAACATTATTAAACTGACTGTCCATCACTCACACGGATGTTTAGTCTCTAGACCACGAACCGGATCCAATGTTGTATaagtctaatttcaaccaatcagtgaTACTTCGCAATCACCTTACACTGTCTAGCTTTGCTTTTCTCATTGACCTATTTAGAGAatttgttacttacttacttacgcctgttactcccaatggagcataggccgccgacaagctttctccaacccactctgtcctgggccttcttttctagttctatccaacttttgttcattcttcttatatctgtctctatttcccggcgtaatgtgttctttggtcttcctcttctcctttgaccttcaggattccatgtgagggcttgtcttgtgacacaattgggtgatttcctcaaagtgtgcccaattcacttccagcgcttcttcctgatttc
The Schistosoma mansoni, WGS project CABG00000000 data, chromosome 3 unplaced supercontig 0044, strain Puerto Rico, whole genome shotgun sequence DNA segment above includes these coding regions:
- a CDS encoding Trematode Eggshell Synthesis domain containing protein, yielding MKYIHILLVFIILSLFITVIKSNYYDNNNQNQNQYSYHHTYNNNNQGNYQSKNVHSESEQNSYNKETRNNNDDDDDDENFERNKKSIRSRYHGYTYRNDQIQSRGNSAKGGSYSESTYFTLHSGTDRYGRRNDYSRFQTRGRSNGYRENMFLNVFDVVGNIKTTRNKRKITKSEKNGRYIKKDHMNNRDSNTNINEKPEYSKSPVFQGGYRSLEKNFTTNYGNSSNASIPLSGKQSQL
- a CDS encoding Trematode Eggshell Synthesis domain containing protein, giving the protein MKIITLLSFIFLPTILSNHIDESSDISNRRDSFATTMNSNRSAHKNEKNDEKHRSTFGGEFDLSWLSGGSNRRYAFKEEGEANAKGNFNRHGRGEYDSLSTRSSRFKVKGSYDKYGRRTFQYSKLKRGGKRKSYSKRFSFDNFNINGNVSYKRKSMGLGSNRENAKHVKIKFSFDSDSDGKSSKGITNSRSRSRRDAGEEENNSRRNSSLSFSEF